Part of the Dreissena polymorpha isolate Duluth1 chromosome 12, UMN_Dpol_1.0, whole genome shotgun sequence genome, gtttaaagccgaattgtgcatccgttagaatgtcattcgtttctgcccattgtttaagccgttcatttaatatgcttgtaaacaatttcgcaaaacaacttattaaagtaattccccgatagttatttggATCTGATATGTCCCCACGTTTATGAATTGGTATTATAATACCAGATGACCAGCTGCGCGGAAAACGCTTTTTATcaagtatgtagttaaacaatatttctaacGGCCTGACGATTACAtcgattgtttcagtaaaatattcatatataatattgtcatgcgcatgagctttattgtttttcaaccgttTGGTTGCCCTTATAATTTCTTCTGTCGATATAGGATTATCGAGTTCGGGGTAGGAGGGTTCTGTGTTTAACCTATTGTCAAATTCATGTAAAAAAGTATCGGAATCAAACGAGTTTATATTTAGGTCACCTTCGTCCgctaatttaatgaaataatcgTGGAATTCGATTAACGGTATCGTATTTGAGTTTTGTGATGTAGTTTTacgtttaaataatttccaaaactcACGGGGTGATTTCCTTCTCATAGTGTTCATCTGCTTGCTTAGATCAGTGTTGTACTTTAATTTAGTTTTTCTACAAGTATACTTATAATCCTTTTTCGATGCAATCATTTGTTCTCGTGTACGCTCGTTTTTGTTAAGATTAAACTCGTATATAGCTCTGGTACATTGAGATTGTTTGGTTTTACATTCTTCGTTAaaccacttttgtttatttttatcattatctaTAAACCCTTTACTTTCAAGATTTATATTGCGCTTAAAATACTTTTCTCCTTTAGAATTTAAGTAGTTCGAAAATTCTCCCACTAGGATATCCGGATCAGAGTTTGAATCAATTTGTGATAATAACATGTGTTCCAGATTATGTACATCGCACGAAACATCACGAAGAAAGTCGCATTTGTTCTcgggtttccatttaaaataaacaatcggatTAATATTACTAGTTGAAACAGCGTTATTCGTGCGGAGAGCAAATGTCAGCGGCGCATGGTTCGAGAATTCCGTGAAATCGTTAACGGTAAAATCTAAAATGTCCGTAAAATTGGTGTGCgcagttaataaataatcaaCTAAGCTTTCACCATTATGTGTATAGCACgttattttacctatattttgatcGTTATGTAAACGTCCGTTCACGATACGAATATTAGTCGCTTTACAAATATCTAACAGGTTGTCTCCAAATCGATTCGTAGTAAGGTCACAAGTTGAGCGTGGGATTAAGGTTTCAATATCTGGGACAGTATCAAAATCGGTATCGCTTATATACCTATCATTTTCGATGTAATCGGCTTTATTTCCCGTTCGCGAGTTTGTGTCTCCAGTTAAAAATACCTTTCCtttggtttgataaaaattaatatctAATTCAATAGtttcaaaaatatcataagtATACAAAGAGTGGACAGGGGAATTTTCAGGTgcaatatatataacacataaatatacatctgattcaatattaaaaaacattttatctaaTTTAAGCCAAACAATGCAATCAATGTCATTTTTTACTAATGTAACACCTTTACGAATATAGTCTTTAATGTAAATCACAATACCACCACTCGAGCGCTTCGCTCTACGGTGTTGTAATCGTCTGTATGAGTGAATAGGCTTACTATAGCCTTTTAGGTCTAAGGTAGAGTCTTTATTTGTCCAAGTTTCAGTAAGACATATAATATCGTGACAGTTAAGAAAAGATGAAAACTTACTATCAGAGCATTTAAACGCTGTTAGTCCTTCCACATTCCATGTGACAATTTTAATGACACCCTCACTAACGTCCTATTCTTTATACACTTGCTTGTTTATATACAGTTTGTCAATCCTGAGATACGCCTCCTTACCCTCGGATCTTGCCTTTTTCATGATGGGTACTAGCCTTCGTCGGGCCTCCATAACTTCCTGTGGATATTGCTCGGATATTCCGAAAGGGGTACCTTTTAGTTCCCTTGACTCCCTGCGAACCCTCTCCTTGTCCGGGTAGTATGCGAATTTCGCAACAATTGGCCGCACTTTATTTGGCTGGTATCGGCCTATCCGATGTGCCCTGTGCAACTTGATTTCGGTTTGGGCGTTTTGCACGTGAAGCTTTGTTTCGATGAATTCCAAGATTTTTTTGTCGCACTGTTCTTCTTGCTCCTCAGGTAtcttgaaaaacaacaaattgtcCCGCATACTCCTGCACTTGAGGTCCGTTATTTCAGCCTGTAATTTATGTTCGTGCTGGATCACTGAATTCTCGCGACTTTGCAAGTTACTCGTGGATTTTAGAGTTGAGTCGAATTCACTCtgtttttttgttatgttttctatCATGTTCCCACTGAAATCACACGATTTTTCTAACTCTTTCATTCGGGTTTCAAAGCTATTCATTCGTTGCTCTATATTGTCTATTCTCAAAACTATGCCCGACACTGTTTGATGAATTTGGTCAAGTTGTGAAAGTTTTTTGTCAACAGAATTTAACCTTTCCAAAATTGATGATAAAATGTCCGAGCTTGGTGGCGGCGATGGCGTTGCCGGGGGTATAAACCCCTGTCCATAAAAATTGGGCGTGTTCATCATGTACGGAAATGGTATCTGCGTTAGTTGTGGACTGCCATAGTACTGACCTGCCTGGCTCGCCTGTGTTTGTCCGCTTATATTAGTCACGGGTGAAGCTTGAGCATTTTGCGCCATTTTTTTCCCTTTGTTTCGCTTGTTCGTGCTTTGTGTTGAGCTTGCTTGACCGTTATCCGGCGAATCTTTGGAGGGTTTGCGTTTTCTGGTCATAGATAATCATAGGTATCATCCAAATGTTCACTTAAAAACACTTTTCATTCATCCTCACTTGTTTTATTCCATAAACTTTCAATATTTTCGATGTAATTTTACTCCTTCAAAATTTTAGCCCGCCATGTTCACGCATGCGCATTATAACAAAGTTCGCCCTCTGTTGTCATGTTAATTCAAGAATTCCCAGATGTTCAGTTCAGTAAAATGTGCCtccttaaatatgtgatataggagacgtttgacaaacatatcatttatgcattcggcccagtgaaaccacatttaagtagtaaaatgttcatacataaGTTACCAAACCTGTTTACTTGGTATACATTTTGCATGATTAGCTTAATAtctttattgaatgtaatttccTCAAATAATCTTAATGAACCTGACAAAagtttttataatgtaagtgtgttgtcgtcatgaaaacaaatgtatgaatttttttgtggaaaaagggcatattatgtataaacaatcatGTTAGATTTATAGCTTACGTTGTTTGTTAAGGTAA contains:
- the LOC127852388 gene encoding uncharacterized protein LOC127852388, yielding MAQNAQASPVTNISGQTQASQAGQYYGSPQLTQIPFPYMMNTPNFYGQGFIPPATPSPPPSSDILSSILERLNSVDKKLSQLDQIHQTVSGIVLRIDNIEQRMNSFETRMKELEKSCDFSGNMIENITKKQSEFDSTLKSTSNLQSRENSVIQHEHKLQAEITDLKCRSMRDNLLFFKIPEEQEEQCDKKILEFIETKLHVQNAQTEIKLHRAHRIGRYQPNKVRPIVAKFAYYPDKERVRRESRELKGTPFGISEQYPQEVMEARRRLVPIMKKARSEGKEAYLRIDKLYINKQVYKE